The following is a genomic window from Psychrobacter immobilis.
GCCTGCGTCATCTACGTACACTGCTGATGATGCGCTGGATTTGGCAAGATGCCTTACAACTGATAGCACTTGAGCAATTGACCGACGAGCTGTCTGAGTTTGCAGACGGCTGTATCTCATTTGCCAAAGATTATACCTACCAGCATTTGATTAAACAGTACGGCGAACCAACGTTTGTCAATGCCAAAGGTAACGTGCAAATTGATGACATGGCGATTATGGCGATGGGTAAGCTTGGCGCTCATGAGCTGAATCTATCGAGTGATATAGACCTTATCTTTGTCCATCAGGCTCGTGGTGTAACCAGCGGTGATAAATCAAAAGGCACGCGCAGCATAGATAATAAGCGGTTTATGACAAGGCTTGGTCAAGGTATTATTAAATTATTGGATCAAAAGACGGCTGATGGCTTTGTTTTTCGGGTCGATATGCGTCTGCGCCCTTGGGGTGATGGTAGTGATTTGGCCATTCATCTATCTGCATTACAGAAGTACTTCTCTCAACATGGACGTGCATGGGAGCGTTTTGCATGGCTAAAAGCGCGAGTAGTCGGGCAGCTAGAACAGCCGTTTTATGATGAGATACAAGCGCTCATCAAGCCCTTTGTTTTCCGTTATTACGTGGATTACAGTGCTTTTTCAGCGCTCAGGGAGATGAAATCGCTTATTCAAAACCAAGTCGCTCAGCGGGAAGATTTGGATAACATCAAGCTGGGTGCTGGTGGTATCAGAGACATTGAATTTATTGTGCAGGCCTTTCAGTTGATTTATGGTGGCAGGCATCCTCAATTACAGGTGAAATCTTGTTTACAAGCAATGCAGGTATTACATAAGCTTGAGTATCTAGAGAGGACTACTTATCAAGAGCTCCAAGCCGCGTATCGTTTTTTACGTCGGCTTGAACACGCCATTCAAGCGATTAATGATCAACAGACTCAGCGTTTGCCACATGATCCGCAGTGGCAGTATAACTTGGCGGTTACCCTTGGGTTTGACGATTGGAATGCACTGTTAGATACCCTTAACCACCACCGAGACAATGTCAATGTTCCCTTTGAGCGTATGGTGACCGAACGTCAGGTACCGGATCATGAAGACACAGATCTTGAGCCCGAACATCTTGATGAACAGATTGCACGATTGAATGATGTGCTGACGGCAGAAAACCGAGTGCTATTACAAGATTTTTGGCAGTCAAAGATGGTCGCTAACTTAAGCGATGAGGCTCGCGAGCGGTTGGATGACGCTTATCCTGTGATTATCCATGCGTTACTCGCTCATCAAGAGCAGCAGCAATTGGCCAATACCGCTTTGCCGCGTCTCATTACATTGCTCGAAGCGATTTGTCGTCGCTCTATCTATTTGGTGATGATTGCAGAAAACCCCAATGCAACGATTGAGCTGATACCCATGCTGTCGGCCAGTCCTTGGATTGCCAAAGAGTTGGCACATTATCCTGTGCTCTTAGATACTTTTTTACAGCAGCGCTATCGCCACTTGCCGGACAAGCCAGAGTTGCGTGATATTTTGCGTCAACAGCTATTGCGCGTAGAGCCTAATGACGAAGAAGAGCTGCTCAGCGTATTAAGACTATTTAAGAAGAACCAAGTGTTGGCGGTTGCCGCTAGTGATGTATTGGCTGAGCGTCCGATTATGAAGGTGTCGGATTCTCTTACGTATATCGCAGCGGTGGTACTAGAAGCCGCATTAGAACGGGCTTTTGCAGAAATTGTCAAACGCTACGGCTATCCTATTGGTCAAGATGGCGATCCAGTGACCGAGGCAGACTGCGGTTTTGCCATCATTGGTTATGGCAAGCTTGGCGGGCTAGAGCTGTCGTATTCTTCAGATTTGGATTTGGTGTTTTTGCATAAGATAAAAGAGCAGGGTATGACTACGGGTGAAAAATCAGTCA
Proteins encoded in this region:
- the glnE gene encoding bifunctional [glutamate--ammonia ligase]-adenylyl-L-tyrosine phosphorylase/[glutamate--ammonia-ligase] adenylyltransferase, yielding MSSAMPSRATHGTDCQYTTEQLQILQTASEFAYQIWESRTVSCQTFLRSYPLDRTLTRQQIDDLIQDYTLDDNYQLADEVKVMSGLRHLRTLLMMRWIWQDALQLIALEQLTDELSEFADGCISFAKDYTYQHLIKQYGEPTFVNAKGNVQIDDMAIMAMGKLGAHELNLSSDIDLIFVHQARGVTSGDKSKGTRSIDNKRFMTRLGQGIIKLLDQKTADGFVFRVDMRLRPWGDGSDLAIHLSALQKYFSQHGRAWERFAWLKARVVGQLEQPFYDEIQALIKPFVFRYYVDYSAFSALREMKSLIQNQVAQREDLDNIKLGAGGIRDIEFIVQAFQLIYGGRHPQLQVKSCLQAMQVLHKLEYLERTTYQELQAAYRFLRRLEHAIQAINDQQTQRLPHDPQWQYNLAVTLGFDDWNALLDTLNHHRDNVNVPFERMVTERQVPDHEDTDLEPEHLDEQIARLNDVLTAENRVLLQDFWQSKMVANLSDEARERLDDAYPVIIHALLAHQEQQQLANTALPRLITLLEAICRRSIYLVMIAENPNATIELIPMLSASPWIAKELAHYPVLLDTFLQQRYRHLPDKPELRDILRQQLLRVEPNDEEELLSVLRLFKKNQVLAVAASDVLAERPIMKVSDSLTYIAAVVLEAALERAFAEIVKRYGYPIGQDGDPVTEADCGFAIIGYGKLGGLELSYSSDLDLVFLHKIKEQGMTTGEKSVSGMKFAARLVQKLMNYLNTQTRDGRAYEIDMRLRPSGNAGMMVVSCHAFETYQLEKAWSWEHQALVRARAICGDKRVTARFCDIRRDVLSLPRTIEQVRTEVTSMRIKMQKHLGTSQWQQQAGKFHLKQDAGGIIDIEFLAQFAVLAYSHEHPSLTKWSDNVRIFEEVASLGIWEEQVCQDLTDAYLRIRAATHQLALSEQSLLVDESLWKETRALVQAQWKHLMGVNLADDDSANS